A genome region from Elusimicrobiota bacterium includes the following:
- a CDS encoding glycosyltransferase family 4 protein, with amino-acid sequence MYNIPEIKKIAFIGNYLPRKCGIATFTATLYESIANQFHNIHCLAIPVNDIKEGYDYPDCVRFEIREQDIDSYKRAADFININAVNVVSLQHEYGIYGGPSGVYILTLLKQLQMPVVTTLHTVLKKPNSDQRSVMEGLTELSDVFVVMTQRSVDFLTDIYKVPENKIRLIPHGIPEIPFIDSNFYKDQFGLEGKFVLLTFGLLSPNKGIENVLQALPAIVKEYPNVVYVILGATHPNLVREVGEVYRLKLQNMAEELGVDKNVVFYNQFVTMEQLKEFIVTADIYITPYLEEAQAVSGTLAYSFGAGNAVISTPYWHATELLADGRGIIVPFRDPEAISREVLGLIRDDNKRNAMRKNAFILGREMVWNNTGRIYLETFKEARLKHPTLIHKKLVLPSLDQELPELPAFKLDHLYRMTDSTGIIQHAIYNIPNLAEGYCTDDNARALILTIYLDELKEGDKTKLTDMATIYFAFLNSAFDPKSCRFKNFMNYNRTWVGEANGMGSEDSHGRTLWALGTCIGRTTNAGFRNFANTIFERALNPICDFSSPRAWAFAIIGIHEYLRCFDGDRRVHQIRQILAKKLFELYKVHSDKDWPWFEPVVTYCNARLSHALILSGKWLENKDMLDAGLKSLQWLVKIQTSPKNRFRPIGSNGFYKRGETISVADQQPVETHTMISACLEAFRATGDLMWYTEARKAFQWFMGRNDLDIALYDSSTGGCRDALHVDRINQNEGAESSLAFYIALAEMTVMQNSIESQKVVASK; translated from the coding sequence ATGTACAACATTCCTGAGATCAAAAAAATTGCGTTTATTGGCAACTATTTACCCCGTAAATGCGGGATCGCGACGTTCACCGCAACCCTTTACGAATCAATAGCCAACCAGTTTCACAATATCCACTGCCTTGCTATCCCGGTCAACGATATTAAAGAAGGGTATGATTATCCCGATTGCGTAAGGTTTGAAATCAGGGAACAGGATATTGATTCGTATAAGCGCGCTGCGGATTTTATTAATATCAACGCAGTAAACGTTGTTTCGTTGCAGCACGAATACGGTATTTACGGCGGCCCGTCCGGCGTGTATATCCTCACGTTGTTGAAACAACTGCAGATGCCCGTAGTGACGACCCTGCATACAGTTTTGAAAAAACCGAACTCGGACCAACGAAGCGTGATGGAAGGATTGACCGAACTATCCGACGTGTTTGTAGTTATGACCCAGCGCTCTGTCGATTTTTTGACAGATATTTATAAAGTGCCGGAAAACAAAATACGGTTGATCCCGCACGGGATTCCTGAAATACCGTTTATTGACTCAAATTTTTATAAGGACCAGTTCGGGCTCGAAGGTAAGTTTGTACTGCTCACCTTCGGCCTGTTGTCGCCCAACAAAGGGATTGAAAATGTGCTGCAAGCCTTACCCGCGATTGTAAAAGAATATCCGAACGTCGTTTATGTAATCCTTGGCGCCACCCACCCGAACCTTGTGCGGGAAGTAGGGGAAGTATACCGCCTGAAACTGCAGAATATGGCGGAAGAACTCGGGGTTGACAAAAACGTGGTGTTTTACAACCAGTTTGTCACGATGGAACAACTGAAAGAGTTTATTGTTACCGCCGATATATATATTACTCCGTACCTGGAAGAAGCGCAGGCGGTCTCCGGCACGCTGGCGTACTCGTTTGGCGCGGGTAATGCCGTGATTTCTACGCCGTACTGGCACGCGACGGAACTACTCGCTGACGGCCGGGGGATTATTGTACCGTTTCGCGACCCGGAAGCGATCTCGCGTGAAGTACTGGGCTTGATCCGCGATGACAACAAACGCAACGCTATGCGCAAAAACGCCTTTATCCTCGGCCGGGAAATGGTATGGAATAATACGGGCCGGATTTATTTGGAAACGTTTAAAGAAGCAAGGTTGAAACACCCGACGCTTATCCACAAAAAACTTGTGCTGCCTTCGCTGGACCAGGAATTGCCGGAACTGCCGGCGTTTAAGCTCGACCATTTGTACAGGATGACGGACTCTACCGGCATTATCCAGCACGCGATTTACAACATCCCTAACCTCGCGGAAGGGTATTGTACTGACGACAACGCACGGGCGCTGATCCTCACAATCTACCTCGACGAACTTAAAGAAGGGGATAAAACAAAGCTTACCGACATGGCAACAATATACTTCGCGTTCCTCAACAGCGCGTTTGATCCTAAATCTTGCCGGTTCAAAAACTTTATGAATTACAACCGCACCTGGGTCGGCGAAGCTAACGGTATGGGGTCGGAAGATTCGCATGGGCGCACCCTATGGGCGTTGGGTACCTGTATCGGGAGGACGACGAACGCGGGATTCAGGAATTTTGCGAATACAATATTCGAACGCGCGTTAAACCCTATCTGCGACTTCTCGTCACCCCGAGCCTGGGCGTTCGCGATCATCGGGATCCACGAATACCTCCGGTGTTTTGACGGCGACCGCCGGGTACATCAGATACGGCAGATACTGGCAAAAAAACTGTTTGAACTCTACAAAGTTCATAGCGATAAAGACTGGCCGTGGTTTGAACCGGTGGTGACGTATTGTAACGCACGGCTGTCCCACGCGCTGATCCTGAGCGGGAAGTGGCTGGAGAATAAAGATATGCTGGACGCCGGGCTGAAATCGTTACAGTGGCTGGTAAAAATACAAACGTCGCCGAAAAACCGGTTTCGCCCTATCGGCTCAAACGGGTTTTACAAACGGGGTGAAACAATTTCTGTGGCAGACCAGCAGCCGGTAGAAACGCATACCATGATCTCGGCGTGCCTCGAAGCGTTTCGCGCTACCGGCGACCTTATGTGGTATACCGAAGCGAGGAAAGCGTTCCAGTGGTTCATGGGGCGTAACGACCTGGATATCGCGTTGTACGATTCGTCTACCGGCGGGTGCCGCGATGCGCTGCACGTGGACCGTATCAACCAAAACGAAGGCGCGGAGTCCAGCTTGGCGTTTTATATTGCTTTAGCAGAAATGACTGTTATGCAGAACTCGATTGAAAGCCAGAAAGTTGTGGCATCGAAATAG